A single genomic interval of Eptesicus fuscus isolate TK198812 chromosome 10, DD_ASM_mEF_20220401, whole genome shotgun sequence harbors:
- the SMIM29 gene encoding small integral membrane protein 29 isoform X4 has protein sequence MSNTTVPNAPRANSDSMVMYVQKKKRVDRLRHHLLPMYSYDPAEELHEAEQELLSDMGDLKVVHGWQSGYQHKRMPLLDVKT, from the exons ATGAGTAACACCACAGTGCCCAACGCCCCCCGGGCCAACAGCGACTCCATG GTAATGTATGTCCAGAAGAAAAAGCG ggtggACAGGCTTCGCCATCACCTGCTCCCCATGTACAGCTATGACCCCGCTGAGGAGCTACACGAGGCTGAGCAGGAGCTACTCTCTGACATGGGAGACCTGAAG GTGGTGCACGGCTGGCAGAGTGGCTACCAGCACAAGCGGATGCCCTTGCTGGATGTCAAGACCTGA
- the SMIM29 gene encoding small integral membrane protein 29 isoform X1, translating to MSNTTVPNAPRANSDSMVGYVLGPFFLITLVGVVVAVVMYVQKKKRVDRLRHHLLPMYSYDPAEELHEAEQELLSDMGDLKVVHGWQSGYQHKRMPLLDVKT from the exons ATGAGTAACACCACAGTGCCCAACGCCCCCCGGGCCAACAGCGACTCCATGGTGGGCTATGTGCTGGGCCCTTTCTTCCTCATCACCCTGGTCGGGGTGGTGGTGGCTGTG GTAATGTATGTCCAGAAGAAAAAGCG ggtggACAGGCTTCGCCATCACCTGCTCCCCATGTACAGCTATGACCCCGCTGAGGAGCTACACGAGGCTGAGCAGGAGCTACTCTCTGACATGGGAGACCTGAAG GTGGTGCACGGCTGGCAGAGTGGCTACCAGCACAAGCGGATGCCCTTGCTGGATGTCAAGACCTGA
- the SMIM29 gene encoding small integral membrane protein 29 isoform X2, whose protein sequence is MSNTTVPNAPRANSDSMVGYVLGPFFLITLVGVVVAVVMYVQKKKRLRHHLLPMYSYDPAEELHEAEQELLSDMGDLKVVHGWQSGYQHKRMPLLDVKT, encoded by the exons ATGAGTAACACCACAGTGCCCAACGCCCCCCGGGCCAACAGCGACTCCATGGTGGGCTATGTGCTGGGCCCTTTCTTCCTCATCACCCTGGTCGGGGTGGTGGTGGCTGTG GTAATGTATGTCCAGAAGAAAAAGCG GCTTCGCCATCACCTGCTCCCCATGTACAGCTATGACCCCGCTGAGGAGCTACACGAGGCTGAGCAGGAGCTACTCTCTGACATGGGAGACCTGAAG GTGGTGCACGGCTGGCAGAGTGGCTACCAGCACAAGCGGATGCCCTTGCTGGATGTCAAGACCTGA
- the HMGA1 gene encoding high mobility group protein HMG-I/HMG-Y isoform X1, with product MSESSSKSSQPLASKQEKDGTEKRGRGRPRKQPPKEPSEVPTPKRPRGRPKGSKNKGAAKTRKTTTTPGRKPRGRPKKLEKEEEEGISQESSEEEQ from the exons ATGAGCGAGTCGAGTTCGAAGTCCAGCCAGCCCTTGGCCTCCAAGCAGGAAAAGGACGGCACTGAGAAGCGAGGGCGGGGCCGGCCGAGAAAGCAGCCTCCG AAGGAGCCCAGCGAAGTGCCAACACCGAAGAGACCTCGGGGCAGACCAAAGGGGAGCAAAAACAAGGGCGCTGCCAAGACCCGG AAAACCACCACGACTCCAGGGAGGAAACCAAGGGGCAGACCCAAAAAACTG gagaaggaggaagaagagggcatCTCACAGGAGTCCTCCGAGGAAGAGCAGTGA
- the HMGA1 gene encoding high mobility group protein HMG-I/HMG-Y isoform X2, which yields MSESSSKSSQPLASKQEKDGTEKRGRGRPRKQPPVSPGTALVGSQKEPSEVPTPKRPRGRPKGSKNKGAAKTRKTTTTPGRKPRGRPKKLEKEEEEGISQESSEEEQ from the exons ATGAGCGAGTCGAGTTCGAAGTCCAGCCAGCCCTTGGCCTCCAAGCAGGAAAAGGACGGCACTGAGAAGCGAGGGCGGGGCCGGCCGAGAAAGCAGCCTCCGGTGAGTCCTGGGACCGCACTGGTGGGGAGTCAG AAGGAGCCCAGCGAAGTGCCAACACCGAAGAGACCTCGGGGCAGACCAAAGGGGAGCAAAAACAAGGGCGCTGCCAAGACCCGG AAAACCACCACGACTCCAGGGAGGAAACCAAGGGGCAGACCCAAAAAACTG gagaaggaggaagaagagggcatCTCACAGGAGTCCTCCGAGGAAGAGCAGTGA
- the SMIM29 gene encoding small integral membrane protein 29 isoform X3 produces MSNTTVPNAPRANSDSMVGYVLGPFFLITLVGVVVAVVMYVQKKKRYDPAEELHEAEQELLSDMGDLKVVHGWQSGYQHKRMPLLDVKT; encoded by the exons ATGAGTAACACCACAGTGCCCAACGCCCCCCGGGCCAACAGCGACTCCATGGTGGGCTATGTGCTGGGCCCTTTCTTCCTCATCACCCTGGTCGGGGTGGTGGTGGCTGTG GTAATGTATGTCCAGAAGAAAAAGCG CTATGACCCCGCTGAGGAGCTACACGAGGCTGAGCAGGAGCTACTCTCTGACATGGGAGACCTGAAG GTGGTGCACGGCTGGCAGAGTGGCTACCAGCACAAGCGGATGCCCTTGCTGGATGTCAAGACCTGA